In a single window of the Puniceicoccus vermicola genome:
- the dgt gene encoding dGTP triphosphohydrolase, with product MHSWQENRFYGDFDRETLPGGKRPPEDHRSPFAIDRDRVVFSYAFRRLQSKTQVFQSGEFDFYRTRLTHSMEVARIGRSICDYLTYSSPVLQKDFFLDQDLTEGICLSHDLGHPPFGHIGERKLNELMSGFGGFEGNGQTLRILTRLIYAREKGSEGMNPTRAFLDGVLKYKQLYRERFRESGTHPENHFIYDDQEQVRDFALGSGLVPGELDSFPNLNKVRSIECQVMDWADDAAYSLNDIVDGIEARYITQHTVDKWAEKVDDLSESDFKLLDELKRSIREGYYERKFGSKVGAFINATRIVESEGPFSDRTNRYRFRLDIDPASRREANLYKRIANDLIFQSTTIQQIEFKGSRLLGDLFEAVMDNYSAKTTGRCLKLVSDHEHELFRNAGGDAERARLVSDFLSGLTDGQAVRYYKKWFDPDFASILDIN from the coding sequence ATGCATAGCTGGCAGGAAAACCGCTTCTATGGCGATTTTGACCGGGAAACTCTTCCGGGGGGCAAACGTCCCCCGGAAGACCACCGGTCCCCTTTCGCCATCGACCGCGACCGCGTGGTCTTTTCGTACGCCTTTCGGCGTCTTCAATCGAAGACTCAGGTCTTCCAGTCCGGCGAGTTCGACTTTTATCGCACCCGCCTGACCCACTCTATGGAAGTGGCCCGTATCGGTCGCTCCATCTGCGATTATCTCACCTACAGCTCCCCGGTTCTCCAGAAGGACTTCTTCCTCGATCAGGACCTGACCGAAGGGATCTGTCTCTCCCACGATTTGGGTCATCCACCCTTCGGCCACATCGGCGAGCGCAAGCTGAATGAACTGATGTCCGGCTTTGGTGGATTTGAAGGCAATGGCCAGACCCTCCGCATTTTGACCCGCCTCATTTACGCCCGCGAAAAGGGCAGCGAAGGAATGAACCCGACCCGGGCCTTCCTCGACGGGGTTCTTAAATACAAGCAGCTCTATCGAGAGCGCTTCCGTGAATCCGGCACCCATCCGGAAAACCATTTCATCTACGACGACCAGGAACAGGTCCGCGATTTCGCCCTAGGCTCCGGCCTCGTTCCCGGTGAACTCGACTCCTTCCCGAATCTGAACAAGGTGCGCAGCATCGAGTGTCAGGTTATGGATTGGGCCGACGATGCCGCCTACTCTCTCAACGACATTGTCGATGGGATCGAAGCGCGTTACATCACCCAGCACACCGTCGACAAGTGGGCGGAAAAAGTCGACGACCTCTCCGAAAGTGATTTCAAGCTTCTGGACGAACTCAAGCGTTCGATCCGGGAAGGCTATTACGAGCGCAAGTTCGGATCGAAGGTTGGTGCCTTCATCAACGCAACCCGCATTGTTGAATCCGAAGGCCCCTTCTCTGACCGGACGAATCGTTACCGGTTCCGCCTCGACATCGACCCCGCCTCCCGCCGCGAAGCCAACCTTTACAAGCGGATCGCGAACGACCTCATTTTCCAATCGACGACCATCCAGCAAATCGAGTTCAAGGGAAGCCGGCTCCTCGGCGATCTCTTCGAAGCGGTTATGGACAACTACTCGGCGAAGACCACTGGACGCTGCCTCAAGCTGGTCTCGGACCACGAGCATGAACTCTTCCGCAACGCTGGAGGAGACGCCGAACGCGCCCGCCTCGTCTCTGACTTCCTCTCAGGACTGACCGACGGTCAAGCCGTGCGCTACTACAAGAAGTGGTTCGACCCGGACTTCGCCTCGATTCTGGATATTAACTGA
- a CDS encoding TrkH family potassium uptake protein: MTFLPLVGVGLILALIGWPLSADSETLLIAVSRIVAGVYGAAVWLRWILIEGPHWQSWRGYVFGLGFALIILLSAIFENSIGSLLSGQAEGGQFHTWLIALAALQQILALMSRFSDWIPVFENSFLSRASPGLVLVSTFLLLIGMGTALLKMPNATVDSVSWVDALFTSTSAVCVTGLIVVDTATAFTPLGQGIILLLIQLGAFGFVTLTFFLAVLSGQGFSVSSRVFLGDLLSVENMRTLSTTLITIVGLTVGFEILGAIGLYFLWGPALGGGEGALWDSVFHSISAFCNAGFSTFSDGLADERAVYALDVQAILMALIVLGGIGFPVLLEVIRLLRRMMRPSERHRRGHMITLHTRLVLMLTLLLIGGGALLLWAGGGARSPSDPTGGAWEALFNSITARTAGFNISDMSALPASSTAIMILLMFIGGSPGGIAGGIKTTTFAMAILNLGRILLGRRDVQMFGRRIEDIVTNRAFAVVLISILWVFFATTLILFLQPELTMMDTLFECVSAFATVGLSRGLTGELTGLSKFVIILTMFVGRIGVLNFFFSMLLVKPQPVCLRYPRERIIIE, from the coding sequence TTGACTTTCCTTCCTCTGGTGGGAGTCGGATTGATTCTGGCCCTAATCGGCTGGCCGCTTTCTGCGGATTCGGAAACGCTTCTCATCGCTGTTTCCCGGATCGTCGCCGGGGTCTATGGAGCTGCGGTTTGGTTGCGATGGATCCTGATTGAGGGACCGCATTGGCAGAGCTGGCGGGGTTATGTCTTCGGGCTCGGATTCGCGCTGATCATCTTGCTGAGTGCCATCTTCGAGAACTCGATCGGGAGTCTTCTTTCCGGACAGGCCGAGGGGGGGCAGTTTCATACTTGGCTCATCGCGCTGGCGGCCCTGCAACAAATTCTGGCCTTGATGAGTCGGTTCAGTGACTGGATTCCGGTGTTTGAGAACAGTTTTCTCAGCCGAGCGAGTCCAGGACTGGTTCTCGTCTCGACTTTCCTCCTTCTCATTGGAATGGGGACGGCCCTGCTGAAAATGCCGAATGCGACCGTCGATTCGGTCTCTTGGGTCGATGCCCTCTTTACGAGCACCAGTGCGGTGTGTGTGACGGGCCTGATCGTGGTCGATACGGCGACGGCCTTCACTCCGCTGGGGCAGGGGATCATTCTCCTACTCATTCAGCTCGGAGCCTTCGGGTTTGTGACCCTGACCTTCTTTCTTGCCGTTCTCTCGGGGCAAGGCTTTAGCGTGAGCAGTCGCGTCTTCCTCGGGGATCTTTTGAGCGTGGAAAATATGCGAACGCTTTCGACGACCTTGATTACGATCGTCGGTCTGACCGTTGGCTTCGAGATTCTTGGGGCGATCGGGTTGTATTTTCTCTGGGGTCCCGCACTGGGCGGGGGTGAAGGGGCTTTGTGGGACTCGGTTTTTCACTCCATCTCGGCGTTCTGCAACGCGGGATTCTCCACCTTTTCCGATGGGCTTGCCGACGAGAGGGCCGTCTACGCGCTCGATGTCCAAGCTATTCTTATGGCGTTGATCGTTTTGGGCGGGATTGGGTTCCCGGTCCTGCTCGAGGTCATTCGGCTCTTGCGCCGAATGATGCGTCCTTCCGAGCGTCACCGTCGCGGGCATATGATCACCCTGCATACCCGGCTGGTCCTCATGCTCACTCTTTTGCTGATCGGCGGCGGTGCCTTGCTCCTGTGGGCCGGCGGGGGCGCCCGCTCTCCGAGTGACCCGACTGGGGGTGCCTGGGAGGCCTTGTTCAATTCGATCACAGCCCGGACGGCTGGGTTCAATATCAGCGACATGAGCGCTCTTCCTGCCTCGTCGACTGCGATCATGATCCTCCTCATGTTCATCGGCGGTAGTCCGGGTGGGATCGCCGGAGGCATCAAGACCACGACCTTTGCCATGGCGATCCTCAATCTTGGGCGGATCCTTCTCGGGCGGCGTGATGTGCAGATGTTTGGTCGGCGTATCGAAGATATTGTGACGAATCGAGCCTTTGCGGTCGTGCTGATTTCGATTCTCTGGGTCTTCTTTGCCACAACTCTAATTCTCTTCCTTCAGCCGGAGCTGACGATGATGGACACTCTCTTTGAGTGCGTGAGCGCCTTCGCCACGGTGGGACTTTCCCGCGGGCTCACGGGCGAATTGACCGGTCTCTCGAAGTTTGTCATCATCCTCACTATGTTTGTCGGACGCATCGGGGTCCTCAATTTCTTCTTCTCCATGCTGCTGGTGAAGCCGCAACCGGTTTGCCTGCGCTATCCTCGTGAACGCATCATCATTGAATGA
- a CDS encoding malate dehydrogenase produces the protein MSKKPIRVAVTGAAGQIGYSLLFRIASGSMFGPDQPVALNLIEIEPAMGALEGVMMELDDCAFPLLADVRGSCDLNEGFKDVNWALLVGSVPRKAGMERGDLLNINGKIFTGQGQAIEKNAASDVRTVVVGNPCNTNCLIAMNNAKSIPQDRWFAMTRLDENRAITQLASKAGVHSTEVTNMTIWGNHSATQYPDFYNAKIGGKPAAEVINDEGWLKDTFIPVVQQRGAAIIKARGSSSAASAANAVVDTVRSLTTPTAPGNWNSVAVCSKGEYDTKPGLITSLPIVSDGTNWSVAENVPVNEFSRAKIDASVDELATEHDLVKGLL, from the coding sequence ATGAGCAAAAAACCCATCCGCGTCGCAGTCACTGGAGCCGCCGGTCAAATCGGCTACTCCCTTCTCTTTCGGATCGCTTCCGGTAGCATGTTTGGCCCCGACCAACCGGTCGCGCTGAACCTCATCGAAATCGAACCAGCCATGGGCGCCCTCGAAGGTGTCATGATGGAGCTCGACGACTGCGCCTTTCCCCTACTCGCCGACGTGCGCGGCTCTTGCGACCTCAACGAAGGTTTCAAGGACGTAAACTGGGCTCTCCTCGTGGGCAGCGTTCCCCGGAAAGCCGGCATGGAACGCGGAGATCTCCTCAACATCAACGGGAAGATCTTCACCGGACAAGGCCAGGCAATTGAGAAAAACGCCGCCTCCGACGTTCGCACCGTAGTCGTGGGGAACCCCTGCAACACGAACTGCCTCATCGCCATGAACAACGCGAAGAGCATTCCGCAGGACCGCTGGTTCGCCATGACCCGCCTCGACGAGAACCGGGCGATCACCCAGCTCGCTTCGAAGGCCGGCGTCCACTCCACCGAGGTCACCAACATGACCATCTGGGGCAACCACTCCGCTACCCAGTATCCGGATTTCTACAACGCGAAGATCGGCGGCAAGCCAGCCGCTGAAGTCATCAATGACGAAGGCTGGCTCAAGGACACCTTTATCCCCGTCGTCCAACAACGCGGCGCCGCCATCATTAAGGCTCGCGGATCTTCCTCAGCTGCATCGGCAGCCAACGCCGTCGTGGACACCGTCCGCTCCTTGACCACGCCGACCGCTCCGGGTAACTGGAACAGCGTCGCCGTCTGCTCGAAGGGTGAATACGACACGAAGCCCGGCCTCATCACCTCCCTTCCGATCGTCTCCGACGGAACAAACTGGAGCGTGGCCGAGAACGTGCCCGTGAACGAATTCAGCCGTGCCAAGATCGACGCTTCCGTGGACGAACTCGCCACCGAACACGATCTCGTCAAGGGCCTCCTCTAA
- a CDS encoding potassium channel family protein, with protein sequence MTMKFAVIGLGQFGYHLAIELASEGHEVIAVDILERQIDAIRDQVAHAVIADATDSKAMEQLSLHDLDGVCVTTGENLATSLEITGILQEMGIGKLYCRVLSPMHERILRLMKVEHIVQAEALAASQLAKRMGIRGATRHFSLTEEFSIVELEVPPFFVGKKLSEADLRGKYGINLVTVKRPVPDKDHEMLGIPSPDHVFQENEALVVFGLEEAIKAFSGRKR encoded by the coding sequence ATGACCATGAAATTTGCTGTCATCGGACTCGGCCAATTTGGCTACCACCTCGCAATCGAACTGGCCTCGGAAGGTCATGAAGTCATCGCGGTCGACATCCTCGAACGTCAGATCGACGCCATCCGGGATCAAGTGGCCCACGCGGTCATCGCGGACGCCACCGACTCCAAAGCCATGGAGCAGCTCTCGCTCCACGACTTGGATGGAGTCTGCGTGACGACGGGGGAGAATCTGGCCACTTCGCTCGAGATCACCGGGATTCTTCAGGAAATGGGAATCGGGAAACTCTACTGCCGGGTCCTGAGCCCGATGCACGAGCGAATCCTGCGCCTGATGAAGGTGGAGCATATCGTCCAGGCCGAGGCCTTGGCGGCGAGCCAGCTTGCCAAACGCATGGGCATTCGCGGTGCGACGCGTCACTTCTCCCTGACCGAAGAATTTTCCATTGTCGAATTGGAGGTGCCTCCATTTTTCGTGGGGAAAAAACTCTCCGAGGCCGATCTGCGGGGGAAATACGGGATTAATCTCGTCACCGTCAAACGCCCGGTGCCGGATAAGGATCACGAGATGCTCGGAATCCCCAGTCCCGACCACGTCTTTCAGGAAAACGAGGCTCTGGTCGTCTTCGGGCTGGAGGAGGCGATCAAGGCCTTTTCCGGCCGGAAGCGTTAA
- a CDS encoding tyrosine-type recombinase/integrase, giving the protein MSEELAEKKIPELESFLSHLAGERRMSPATIRNYRLAVGRYLEWLGESKSWSEVEPRTARSYAIELQRSYSRRTLHNRVAGIRAFYRYHRERQAVPRNPFSSLSLPKLEKNLPRFLTETQIRLFLEGPMRLLKEESISDFEAWRDRAALELLYGAGLRISELVGADVGKLELGRGLIRVLGKGNKERIVPIGKVASHCVKQHLHLSHREGARSGPVVIHASGKGVSTRWLQLRMKKYLALAELPQDLSPHKLRHSFATHLLDGGADIRSVQELLGHASLSTTQIYTHTSIGRLQEVYRQAHPRA; this is encoded by the coding sequence ATGAGCGAAGAACTGGCAGAAAAGAAGATCCCGGAACTGGAGTCCTTTCTGTCTCATTTGGCTGGGGAGCGGCGGATGTCGCCAGCGACGATCCGCAATTATCGGCTGGCGGTCGGGCGATATCTCGAATGGTTGGGCGAGTCGAAATCCTGGAGTGAAGTCGAACCCCGGACGGCCCGCAGCTACGCGATTGAACTACAGCGCTCCTATTCGCGTCGCACGTTGCACAATCGGGTGGCCGGAATTCGGGCCTTTTATCGCTATCACCGTGAGCGGCAGGCGGTGCCCCGCAATCCGTTTTCCTCACTGTCGCTCCCCAAGCTGGAGAAAAATTTGCCCCGATTCCTGACCGAGACCCAGATCCGGCTCTTTCTCGAGGGGCCGATGCGCTTGCTCAAGGAGGAGTCGATTTCCGATTTCGAGGCCTGGCGGGATCGGGCTGCACTGGAGCTTCTCTACGGAGCGGGGCTGCGTATCAGTGAACTCGTGGGGGCCGATGTTGGTAAACTGGAACTGGGCCGCGGGTTAATTCGGGTTTTGGGAAAGGGGAATAAGGAACGAATTGTCCCCATCGGTAAAGTCGCTTCTCACTGTGTGAAACAGCACCTGCACCTCAGCCATCGTGAGGGAGCACGCTCTGGGCCCGTAGTCATCCATGCCTCGGGCAAAGGCGTTTCGACGAGGTGGCTGCAGCTCCGGATGAAAAAATACCTCGCTCTCGCCGAGCTTCCGCAGGATTTGTCTCCTCACAAGTTGCGTCACTCGTTTGCGACCCACCTTCTCGACGGCGGGGCCGACATCCGCAGTGTCCAGGAGCTTCTGGGCCATGCCAGTCTTTCCACGACCCAGATCTACACCCATACGAGTATCGGCCGTTTGCAGGAGGTTTACCGGCAAGCCCATCCGCGGGCGTAG
- a CDS encoding transposase: protein LAHHFTGLCREIAPEITRNSGLLAILRTRPGRLSQKQIRRRQELFDKHPTLEPLYLKRWQIHSLLCQKSCTAKKCRSNAKELYRHIEELQQQGFAQLKTLAKTLQQWIEPIATMWRFTKNNAITEGFHRKMKLIQRRAFGFRNFENYRLRVLAQCQ, encoded by the coding sequence ACTCGCTCATCACTTCACGGGCCTTTGCCGTGAGATTGCTCCCGAGATTACCCGCAACAGCGGACTCCTGGCGATCCTGCGAACCCGACCCGGGCGCCTCTCGCAAAAACAGATCCGACGCCGTCAGGAACTCTTCGACAAGCACCCAACCCTCGAGCCCCTCTATCTCAAACGATGGCAAATCCACTCCCTTCTCTGCCAGAAGTCCTGCACAGCAAAGAAGTGTCGATCAAATGCCAAAGAGCTCTATCGACATATCGAAGAACTACAACAACAGGGCTTTGCACAACTCAAAACCCTCGCCAAGACCCTCCAACAATGGATCGAGCCCATCGCCACCATGTGGCGATTTACCAAAAACAATGCCATCACCGAAGGCTTCCACAGAAAAATGAAACTCATCCAAAGAAGAGCCTTCGGCTTCAGAAACTTTGAAAATTACCGACTGCGCGTCCTCGCTCAGTGCCAATGA
- the tal gene encoding transaldolase yields the protein MNSLEQLKQFTTVVADTGDFQTIQAYEPQDATTNPSLILKAIGKPEYDSVVEEAIKDAAEEQNGNGPDVEAVIDHLLVRFGMEILKIVPGRVSTEVDARLSFNVTGSIEKAKELIRLYESNGISRDRILIKLASTWEGIEAARHLQKEGIHCNMTLLFSLAQAIAAADAGAQLISPFVGRILDWYKAAEGKDFSPEEDPGVKSVQEIYTYYKKFGYETEVMGASFRNTGEILQLAGCDLLTISPDLLEKLKDSDEKVEQKLSEEASLNEPIEKIEVDEETFRWMLNEEPMATEKLSEGIRKFGADMNKVREEIRKRIG from the coding sequence ATGAACTCTCTCGAACAGCTCAAGCAATTCACCACCGTTGTTGCCGATACCGGCGATTTTCAAACCATTCAGGCTTATGAGCCCCAGGATGCGACGACGAATCCCAGCCTGATCCTCAAAGCGATTGGTAAGCCCGAATACGATTCGGTGGTCGAAGAAGCGATCAAGGATGCCGCCGAAGAGCAAAACGGAAATGGTCCGGACGTGGAAGCGGTCATCGATCACCTCCTCGTGCGTTTCGGAATGGAGATTTTGAAGATCGTCCCCGGCCGGGTTTCGACCGAGGTGGACGCTCGTCTTTCCTTCAACGTGACCGGCAGCATCGAGAAGGCGAAGGAATTGATCCGCCTTTATGAATCCAATGGCATCAGCCGCGACCGGATTCTCATCAAGCTCGCTTCCACTTGGGAAGGTATCGAAGCCGCCCGTCATCTCCAGAAGGAAGGCATCCACTGCAACATGACGCTCCTCTTTTCGTTGGCCCAGGCCATCGCCGCTGCCGATGCCGGAGCGCAGCTGATCTCCCCCTTTGTCGGACGCATCCTCGACTGGTACAAGGCCGCCGAGGGCAAGGACTTCAGCCCCGAAGAAGATCCGGGCGTGAAGAGCGTGCAGGAAATTTACACATATTATAAGAAGTTCGGTTACGAAACCGAAGTGATGGGCGCCAGCTTCCGCAACACGGGGGAAATTCTCCAGCTTGCCGGTTGTGACCTGCTCACCATCTCCCCGGATCTCCTCGAAAAGTTGAAGGACTCCGACGAGAAAGTGGAGCAGAAGCTCTCCGAAGAGGCCTCACTCAACGAACCGATCGAAAAGATCGAAGTCGATGAAGAGACTTTCCGCTGGATGCTCAACGAAGAACCCATGGCTACCGAAAAACTCAGCGAAGGCATTCGCAAGTTCGGTGCGGACATGAACAAGGTCCGCGAAGAGATCCGGAAGCGGATCGGTTGA
- a CDS encoding gamma carbonic anhydrase family protein, producing MTVSERLARHLDKTPVIPDSCWVAGTASIYGDVVLGERCSVWPSAVIRGDINEIRIGDDSNIQDGAIVHLADEFGAYLGKRVTVGHGAIVHACEIGDDCLIGMNATVLDGAKVGPGCIIGAHALVTQGMVVPPNSMVLGTPGKVVKTLPPENQEYLAKWALKYVDVSRGFKERGLS from the coding sequence ATGACAGTATCGGAACGACTCGCACGCCATTTAGACAAAACCCCGGTCATCCCGGATAGTTGCTGGGTAGCCGGCACCGCCAGCATCTACGGGGACGTCGTCCTCGGAGAGCGCTGTAGCGTCTGGCCCTCGGCCGTGATCCGCGGGGATATCAATGAGATTCGGATCGGGGACGATTCGAACATTCAGGACGGGGCGATCGTCCACCTGGCGGACGAGTTCGGGGCCTACCTCGGCAAGCGGGTGACCGTGGGCCATGGTGCCATCGTGCACGCCTGCGAGATCGGCGATGACTGCCTGATCGGCATGAATGCGACGGTCTTGGACGGCGCGAAGGTCGGCCCGGGCTGCATCATCGGCGCTCACGCTCTCGTCACTCAGGGCATGGTCGTGCCGCCGAACTCCATGGTTCTCGGCACTCCTGGGAAGGTCGTCAAAACCCTCCCTCCCGAGAATCAGGAGTATTTGGCCAAATGGGCGTTGAAATACGTCGACGTCTCCCGCGGCTTCAAAGAGCGGGGCTTGAGTTGA